In Pseudobdellovibrionaceae bacterium, the genomic stretch AATAAAAACTGGCAAGCCTTTCACTCTGTCTTCTTAATTTAAAAAAGCCCCCTATGATGACACCTCAAAGCGGTTGTCATTCATTTAGAGTTGCTTAGAAAAAGCGCTCGTTCAAAAACCAAACAACAACAGTAAAAACAAAACATTAAGGTTGGCCATAGCCGACCACAATAACCAAAGGAAAAAATTTATGAAATACCTTAGACTTTATATCTATAGCTTTTGTACTTTAATGACATTGGGAGTTTCCGCTCACCCTATTTCTTACAAAGGGTCCATGGGGATTATGACCTATCAGTCCCCCTCACTCACACACACCCAATTGAATTACTCGTTTCGCCATTGGCTGGCCGCAGGAGTTCATCATATAGCAATTCCTAATCAAAAAAAATCAGCGACTTTTGCCTCGGTTAATCTGTTGCTTAAGCGTTGGAATGGTAGCGGTCTTCAAGCCAATCTCTACACCATTCTTGGTGCAGGGCAAAGTCACTTAGGAGAATCTCGAGAAACTTCGGGTTTAACTGGTCTTCAATTTGACATTGAAGATAGGGATTACTATTTCCTGGCCAAGCAAACTCAAATTTTCCATAAAAAAGGGATCGACTTGAAACAAACAATCGTTCGCACAGGGTTTTCTCCTTATGTAGACCCTTTTGATGGACTTCACTCTTGGTTGATACTTGAGTGGAAACAAACCAACCTTCTTAACAAAGTCACTCGTTCTGATCTCACACCTTTTGTGAGGCTCTTTTACAGAAACCTTTTGTTTGAGCTGGGCCAATCCTTTAAAGGTGATACTAAAGTTAATCTTATCGTTCACCTTTAGAGGAGTAAAAACTAAAAAATAAAGCTGTCTTATAGGCAGCTGTAAACAACAAATCCATGGAGATTAAAATAATGAATAAAAAAATACTTTCCCTTATAACTGCTTTTGCTTTTTTCCAAACATTTTCACAAACATTTTCACAAACTGCTTTTGCAAAAATGCCAAACAAAAAAAGTATAAATCACAAATCGCAACACTCGGCAAAAAATCAAAAGAACCTTCGTGGCAAAGTCACAATTAAAGTTAACGGTATGGTTTGCTCTTTTTGCGCTCAAGGCATTAAAAAAAACTTTGCACAATATAAATCAGTGAAGTCCACAAAAGTAAATCTAGACAAGATGCAGGTTACTATTAACCTTAAACCTGGAGCTACCTTGTCAGAGAAAGAAATTGCCAAAGTTATTGTCGATGCTGGTTTTTCCTACAAGGGGGTTAAAAAATGAATCGCCTAAGCGCTTGGTTTTCTCTTTTTACCTCAACAGGAACTCTACTCTGTTGCGCCCTTCCTAGCTTGCTTGTTGCGCTAGGAATGGGGGCCGCCATGGCTGGGCTTGTTACCGCCGTGCCACAGATAGTTTGGTTGTCTCAGCATAAGGCTTGGGTTTTTATGGGCAGTGGCGTAATGCTCTCCCTATCTGCTTATTTACAATACAGGGCTCGTTTTGAAACTTGCCCCATAGACCCTAAGCAGGCTGAAGCCTGTAAAACTGGCCGCAAGTGGTCTTTAAGAATACTTATATTCTCGATAGTTTTGTGGTTAACTGGAGCTTTCTTTGCCTTTGTAGCCCCGAGAATAATGTAGATATATATACGCGCTGGCACTATTAAATGTTGTTTTATTAAGGGAATTTAAAAAACAGAAGAGCTACAACAGCTCTTTCTCGCTAATAAAAAAGTGAGAATCTACGGGGCAAGCGCCCCCTTTTTCGGAAATGTATTGGCCAATTAGCTTAAATATATTTCCTGTTTTTTTGTTAAGCACCTTTACCAAAATATTTTTTGTGTTTTTATCACCTTTTTTGCTAAAGCCTACAATTTTTAATGCTGAGTTTTTTGGAGAGCAAAATTCTCCCACGCGTAAAGAACTTTTTACTCGCGACAAATACCCTTTTATAAAGTTAGACTCCTTACCTTTTAAAGCAATAAGCCCCTTTACCCCTAATGGAAGTGCCTTTTTGCTATTAACACGAACCACCTGCCCACTTTTAATTATTTTTTTAGAATCTAAAATAGATTTAGTAGTCACTATATTAGTGGGCACTTTCATAATAATTTGTATTTCTTTTTCGAGACCAAAAAATTGCCTTTGTGAGGGTTTAAAAAGTTTAATACTTTTTTCTAATAAAAATTTTGATGTCGTTACAAATCCGTCTTGGCAAAAATCTGCTGTCGGCACCTTCATCAGACTAGTGTAATCTAGCAAGGCTTGGCCTTCTTTATCTAAAGCCAAAAACTCTACTCTAGCTCCAAAAACGGGCTTGCACTGGGCCACAGTATTATCTTTTGTTTTTAAAAAAATTGCATCGGGTATTGCTATTTTATATACCTTTCCAATAACTAATTCTTCTCTAGAGCTTGGAGCTCGATTGTTTTTTACAGGAATAGAAAATCCAAAAACATCTTTACCACTTATGCTCCCCGTTTTTGTGTTCATAAAACTACACGAGCTTAACAGTAGTAACAATATCATCAGTGACTTCATAAAAAACCTCATTATTTGGTATATAGTGTTTAAATGTCTAAAAAATAATATCTAATAAAAAAACAAAAGTCGCCATTACAGCAAAACCTAATTAAAAATCTGGTAATTTGTCTAATTTGAGCAAGAGGGTCAGGACCCTTTCTCTTATTTATTCCAATTATGGCCTTCGTCAAAGCCTTGTTTCTTTTTTAAATAGTTCTTCATTTTTAAATAGTTCTTCATTTTTAAGCTCAGCTTGCTGTCTTTACAAACTAAGTTATATCCACAAATTTTTACTTTCTCTTTATCTATAATTTGTTGAAACATATCTCTTCCCCAACCTTCATATACTCTTGCTAAGGAAAAGCTTACTGTTCCAAACTTTATCATTTCATAAACCGAATCGGGATAATACCCATGAGGAAAATTGTCTTTTATGTATTTCTGAAATTTTTTACTCTTTTCTTTGTCTATTGTAACCGTTGATGTAACTCCAATTAATTTTATATAATCTCCATCTATATAAAAAAGAGGCCCTCCCGAGTCTCCATGACCAGCATAAGCTTGCCCTTTCAAGTCTCTTGTGGAAACGCCAATATCACTGGCAGAAACCACTTTTCCATAGGCGTACTGCCTAACCCCGCTTCTAGGTTTTCCCACTCCTGCGTAGAGTATTCTTTTTCCCTCATAAAGTTTTGGTGAAACATGAACATTTACTGGGTCAATACCAGAAACCGGACTTTCTAATATATAAACTGCAATATCGTTTTTTTTAGCCATATTTAAAGGAAACCCAATCTTGTTAAGGGCGTGTTTTTTTTTACGAAAAAAACTTTGCGCTTTTTTACCCGCAAATTTAAGAACATCCTCTGTTGGCTTACAGTGCCCCGCTGTTAAAACCACCCTTGGGCCAATTAGCGTCCCCGAACAATAATTATTACTATAAGAAGATAAAAAACTACCATAAGAGGCTACAAGAGGTTGCATAGCCTGAATGCTGCTATCTTTTAGCGTTAAGCCTCTATAAATAGCTTGTGCAGAAAATGGAGTAATCAATAGTAAAAAAAAACTTAACTTTTTCATAAAAAATTAACCTCAATAGTTTTGCAAGTAACACTCTTTTTGATTTACAAACTCTATATTAAATAATTATATCTTGCTATTAAGTTAGTAATTTTTATAATTGAGTAAGAGTAGTTTGAGGGTCAGGACTCCCTCTTAAAACAGTGGGGGCTGACCCTCAAATAAAAAAAGAATGTCGAAAATTAAAAAAATTATTCATGTCGACCAAGACTGCTTTTACGCCGCTGTGGAAGTGCGAGATAACCCCTCGTTAAAAGGCAAACCCGTGGCTGTGGGAGGGGCGGCTGATCGACGAGGCGTTTTAACTACGGCCAACTATGAGGCGCGAAAGTTTGGGGTTCGGTCGGCCATGCCCACCTCCCAAGCCTTAAAGTTGTGTCCTAATTTAATTTTAGTTCCC encodes the following:
- a CDS encoding S1 family peptidase: MKKLSFFLLLITPFSAQAIYRGLTLKDSSIQAMQPLVASYGSFLSSYSNNYCSGTLIGPRVVLTAGHCKPTEDVLKFAGKKAQSFFRKKKHALNKIGFPLNMAKKNDIAVYILESPVSGIDPVNVHVSPKLYEGKRILYAGVGKPRSGVRQYAYGKVVSASDIGVSTRDLKGQAYAGHGDSGGPLFYIDGDYIKLIGVTSTVTIDKEKSKKFQKYIKDNFPHGYYPDSVYEMIKFGTVSFSLARVYEGWGRDMFQQIIDKEKVKICGYNLVCKDSKLSLKMKNYLKMKNYLKKKQGFDEGHNWNK
- a CDS encoding heavy-metal-associated domain-containing protein, encoding MPNKKSINHKSQHSAKNQKNLRGKVTIKVNGMVCSFCAQGIKKNFAQYKSVKSTKVNLDKMQVTINLKPGATLSEKEIAKVIVDAGFSYKGVKK